The genomic DNA CACGCCCCCTGGCCCCGCCCCAGCTCCCTCGCTCCGGCCGGGTTCGGCCGCTGGGACCGGCGCGACCCGGGAAGCGGACCCGGGAAGCGGACCCGGCCGGGCCTGGCTTTGCGCCCGCCCGGCTCTGGCCCCGGGCAGCGGGCGGATCACTCTGGAGGCTCCCGGGCCCctgttccctcccctcccccccggtCCACGGTGCGAGGCTGGAAGCCGCCGCCCGGGCCGGACCGCGGTGAGTGACCCCCGAGTGCGggacctccccccacccctgtcCCGAGGCAGGGCGGACGGGACCCGAGAACGGGGGGGCCCGAAGCTGGGGGGCGTCGCCGCCCAGCCCGGGACGCGGGCCCCCGCCGCATGGGGTGCCCGGGGCTGAGCGGGCCGCGCAGGCGGGGAAGCAGGGCCCCGCCGCCCGGCCCCGCGGCCCCGACCCGCCGCAACTTTCCTTGTGTTCGGCCcttttgttgttgtagttttgGGCCCCACGGGTAGAGGGAGAGGTGGCGCCCCGCGCCCATGCGCAGGCCTGGCAGCCGCCGGCCCGGGCCGGGCGCCCCCTTCCCCACAGACACCTCCACCTGGCACGCctcccggggcccggggccgggccgcCGCCTCGGGGAAGGATGGAGGCGGCGTTCGGAGCCGACTCGCCGGGGGGCGCAGGAACCGCCCGGGATCCTCGAGACGCCTCGAAGCTTTCTCCGCCCCCGGGGCACCCCTTGCAGCCCCGGAGTCCCGACCTGCTGCCCCCGACTCCGGAGCGAAAGCAGCCTTCTCAAGTCAGGCGGACAAGACCCAGGCACAACCCCTTTTGCCATGTTCAAATCCTGTTGGTTCCCCTCCCCACTCTTCATCCCTAACCCACCCCCTATGCTTATCAACAATTCAACGCCACTATTTCCTTTGCTTAGTTTGGATAGTGTAAATTCTTGGGGCCCCCAAACCCCTTCATCAAGAAAGTACCCCAGACTGGGCTACTGAAGTCTTTGTTGTTCAGCCGAGTCCGACTCCCCAGGACCCCATTtcggattttcttggcaaagatactggagtggtttgcttttccttctccagtgtgtcccattttgcaaatgaactgAGGTGTAGAGGTTACGTGACTTTTCTAGGgtccacagctagtaagtgtcttaacTTTGCATTTAAGTTCAGATCTTGTCTGTCTGTAAGCCTTgctctttccttttttacctGCCAAAACTGTGGGTCCTTGGCAGAATTCTAAAGCTTTACCCACCTTGCACACCACAACTCTAGGCTGTCTCAAAATGATACCAGGGTTCCCCCTTTCAGTCGAGCATTCCTCCCTGGAAAGAAAACCTGGACTGGACTCCTTAAAtcggttaatttttttttcctgagcttTCTAATAACCAGTCCCCTCACACCACCCTTTCTCCGGATCTTTGCAAGTTTTGTCTTCTGGGCTTTCCTCTTTGCTCAGGTGAAAGGAATGCCCTAGGGGAAGTAAGAGAAAGTAAGAAGCTGAATGGATTATTTATCTGGAACTGGGAACTGTTGGAacggttgtgtgtgtgtgtgtgtatgtgtgtgtgtgtgtgtgtgtttgtttcaCTGAAGAGGGGGAGgggcttaaaaataaaaaagacaaatttattgAGGATGGAGTTGAAACTTCTTAGTCATTCCCCTATCCTTAACACAAAACAGGATCTAGAAACCCTTGTAGTTCCTCCCTTTCTGCTTTTTGTTGGTAGGACCTACTCAAAGTATTGtttaatgtttttcatgaatCAGCCCCTGGATGTGGTTAgtgtttttttctcccctctccaaacCAAATTCTTCTGGGGAGGAATCAGCCCATATAATGAATTTCTAAGACTAGGATCTCTGTAGATCATGGTGGGTTTGTTTCTAAGAGACGAAGGATTCCAGAGGGCTTTTGTGGCCATATAGCCATGATTTCTTGTCTGTGCTACCACTAGCCCCTGGGGTGAGCTTCTGAAAGAAGTAGACTCCTCTTGTTCTGGGTTTAGTAATCCAGAGCTCTCACTTTTACAGGCATGCTTGAGTTTGCAAtgcaattttacaaaaattacagaatttgatttttacaataacATGCCccgttgttatccccattttagagatagggGATCTGAGGGTCTGAGATACTAAGTGATTTGTCTTAAGTCTTGCCTGAGGCATGCTTCAAACCTTTACTTCTTGACTTCTAATCAAGCAACCTAGCCAATAAATCATGCTGTTTTTATAATACCATGCATAACTAGTGAGGATAACTGGCCCTAAGggatttgggtctttttttttgtcccaTTTTAAATATCACAACTTTGTCTTTTTAACCCTTCTTTCCCCCAGTATGTGGAAACCTATGTTCCTTGTCTCTAGACCACCCCACAAGGGAGAATATAGGAAAACTCCAGATTCCACCCAATATGTCTCTTATCTGTCCTGAGAATTCATTaggcattttcctcatttatcttATCAGAGGATCATGCAAAAATAGGTTTTAAACTGAGACTTAAGAGGTCATTTGTCAGTaattctctcttcccccctctctcccaatttaacaattaagaaaactaagacccaCACATACAGTGAACATCAGAGGTAgattttgaatccaggttttctgacaTCAGTCATTTCAAATTCAGCAGTGTGACCCTCATTGTGATACTCTAGAATGGGCTTGGAGGTGCAGTGTATTATCCCTGAACTCAAAAATTGTGAAAAACCTGGCAGAGTACATTTCCAGGCCCCCCATCCAACCTGAAACAAGCAGATCCAGGATCTCCTTTACCTTCTTAGCTCATTAGGTTGTGCCACTTGCATAGTGATATTGCTTATCTCAGAACAGTAACAATGTGGGTTGGGAAGTAATTTTTCatagaggggaagggaaagatttaCTCTCAAGTTAACATTACTGTCTTATATTTATACAGCATTTtcacattcattatctcatttcattatcacaacaaccctttgagatAGTAAAAGgagatattctcattttatttagaaGGAAGCTTGGGACCAGAAGAGATTAAAGGACTGGACCATTAACAAGGGGCTAATAAATGCCAAGGCAAACTAGGTGTGACACTCAAATCTAGTGTTCCTCACATTATTCCTAGTCTCAAGAGGAATGGTAAATTTAGTAATGAAAGCACATGGTAGCAAGGCTATGAGGTTGGAATTATTCACTGAATTGAAGATGTTTAGGAACATTAGCAGAGTTTATGAGAATGGGGAGTCTTTAAGGACTGTCCAAGTCGAGTTTCTtacctgtcccccccccccccaagccttcTGCCTGGGAGTTGCTTGAGTTTAGAGTTAATGCCCAGTTTAGGCAGAACTATCTTCAGAGGACCACTTAGCATAAAAAGAGATGAGAGCAGCCCCTCTGCATAGTAAGGCCCTAGGGATCCCTAGGGACTGGCTGAGCAGCTGGAAAACACAAAGGCAGGAAgaggggggtgggagtggggaaaggGTTAACCTTTGTTCTGAGGCTTACTTAGTGGTGAAGAgaatcctccttcccttttccaccCTCTTTTGACCAGGTGTTGTATGTATGTCCCTGGTAGGAACCATCCCATAAACCTGAACTGCTTCTCCCTTTTTTAGCCTGAGAAGGTCTGTCTTTTCTCACCTAAGCTAGAAACATAGAGGGTGGTACTCCCATTCCCTTCTTATAGGATCTTTATTCCCAAAACATAAAGGTATCACTGTAAGGAAtttgagagagaggaaggaatctAAGACAAGTAGAGCTACTTCCTACCTGGGAAGCAAGGATCCATTGAATATTATCTGTTATAGTATCTTCTTGTATCATCACAACTataagaaggggaagaaagaccTGTCTGTCCATTTCAAAGCCTTCCACATCCTAGGGAACAGTTTGtgacaaatataaatattagagctcttttttctttttcttcttttttggcaagggaatggagttaagtgacttgcccaaggccacatagctaggtaataagtgtctgaggccaaatttgaactcaggtactcctgactccagggccggtgttctatccactgggccatctagctgccccccctcctGTTTCTTTTGAAAGAGATCTTGACCGACCATTTAACCACCACCACAAcatcccatccccctcccccaactagAGGTGACAGTCGAGGGTGCAGTGCTCTTTGAGGGAATTGGGACAAGATAGGATATATAAAGGTGTGCACATGGTTATCTCCTCTCCTCATATTGCCACACAGATTTTGATGATAGAAGCCAGGGAAGATAGGAGGCAGGTAAGAGAGCTTAGTGGTTAAATCATTTCTCCTGTTGTTACAGCCATCTCAGAAGGGCACAAATCAGAAATCACCATGCCCCCCAACAAAGAGGCTAACAGCTTTGCCAGCCCCCCCACAGGGCTCATCTGCCTCCCTCCTATCTCAGAGGAGCTGCAGCTCGTGTGGACCCAGGCTGCCCAGACCAGTGAGCTAGATGGCAACGAGCACTTGTTACGGACTTTCAGTTACTTTCCCTACCCCAGCCTAGCAGACATTGCTCTGCTTTGCCTTCGCTATGGACTGCAAATGGAGAAAGTTAAGACTTGGTTTATGGCCCAGCGACTTCGCTGCGGCATCAGCTGGTCAtcagaagaaattgaagagactCGAGCCCGGGTTGTCTACAACCAGGACCAACTCCACTTCAAATCCCTTCTTTCTCTTACACATCATGCAGGGCGACCCCCAGAGGATATTCCACCCACTCCAGTGCCACCCCCAGACTCAGCTGGCACCCACATTGGCCCTCTAACACTTAGTGAGCCCCCTCAGTTGAAACGATTAAAGATGGAGCCTGAAGAATCCTCACTACCCTTGAGCCACCACAAGACCAAGGAATCCTTGGTTGTACCTGGCAGTGGGGCCTTCCCCCATCAACCTGGTTTCTGGCAGGAACTGCAGAGTGGTCTCTCCAAGGAGCTGGTAAGCAGAGGTCCTGACCATCAACCCCATGGCCTGGGAACTACTGCCTGGGACCACCCTACTGGCTTCCATCTCTCACACACTCGGGACAGGCCTTCACCTATTGCATTACTTGCCAATAGTTGCAAGCAAGAGCCTGCATCCATCCTGCCTTCTCCTTCCTctacctcttcttcctctttccgtGTAATGGCTAATGGAGCCACTGCCTCCTCCAAACCACTTCAATCAGTGGGATGTGTTCCTCAGCCACCTTCCCCCAATGAACAGGCGCTACCTCCACATTTGGAGCCAGCTTGGCCCCAGGGTCTAAGACATAGCCCAGGACTAGGCAGAGCTACTTCAACTGAGCACTACTTCCCAGATATGCAGCGCCAACGGAAGACTAAACGCAAGACCAAAGAGCAGCTGGCCATTCTAAAGTCCTTCTTTTTACAGTGTCAGTGGGCTCGGCGTGAGGATTACTGTAAACTGGAACAAATCACTGGCCTACCTAGGCCAGAGATTATCCAGTGGTTTGGTGACACCCGCTATGCCCTCAAGCATGGACAACTGAAGTGGTTTCGAGATAATGCAGTGCCTGGTCCCCCCAGTTACCAGGAACCTGCTACCTCCATTCCACAACCCTTGGCCAGGCCCTTGCAAGAATGGGCTGAGATGCCACCAccacccctccctccccctcccccagacaCAAGTCCCCTGGAACGGTACTGGACTGTTCACCAGCAGTTACGAGAAGATGACCTCCCTCGACTGAGTCTAGAGTCAGGGTTGAGCACCCAGCAAGTGTTAGACTGGTTCCATTATCGATCACCTGAGCCAGCAGAGGTGGTAGTTTGTCTGGATgaagaggatgaagaagaagaagaggaagaagaactTCCAGGAGAGGATGggggtgaggaggaagaggaggaagaagaggaggaagtaaTCATTCAGGATTGAGTGgggaattggggagggggggatgttATTAGAAGATGAATCAACTTAGTGACtgttgaaacaaacaaaaaaaatatccaCATTTTTCTTACCTTGTTGGCAAAGAACTGAGAGGCTATGTATTTGGTGAGGGGAAGGTAGGGACATAGACACAAAGTAAGGgttttggggtggggggtagggggcaGGAGGCCATAAATATGGGTCTTCTGTCCTTTATCAATCCTTTGTTGAAGAGAGGGGGGAATTTGACCCAAACTACCTTGCATTGCCACAGGAACTCTTctgttcttcctcttctccccactcttgtctccttctttcctcctaccCCACTTCTGTCACCCTTTTTGTCCTAGCTTAGTGCAGTGACTTGAATTAGGTCTCAATTCTTAGAGGCCATAATTGCCATTTCTACTACATTTCCCTTAGAATAAGGGTCACAGCTTCCATCTGAGTGCATATCCAAGGCACAATGTGGGGTGGAACCTTGGCCTGTCTCTTAACACacatttcttcattctctctaaCTCAAACTTCATGCCATTCTTACCTACTTATACACACTGTCCACCAGCAAAAAATGCCCTAATTCTAatcctaaaatttatttttttaaaacaaactttGACATGTAAGGGCCATCCTAGCCCTTTCTAGTGAACACAAAGTACTGCAGTAATGTAGTGGCTGATCTAAATGGAATCTATGGATGGTAGAAAATAGAGCAGAAACTTATTACTAAGAGAGGCAAGTAGTGATGAGGTATCTACTGTTTAGGAACTCAACGGAAGATGGTTCCAGGTTTGATTTTACAAATCAAGCCCCTGTTATATCTCTATCTCCCTATCTAAAGTCCAGAGCTACATAAGACTCTGGCATTTCATTTATTTGGGGGATTTGTTTTGTCACTAGGAGAATTTTTTTCCACCTCAATTTACATTGGATGTCTTGAAATGCAGGGACTGTGGCCTCTGCCTAAATTAATCTTTGATTTGTTATGGAATGGTTTTCATCAGTTAAGGTTGGGTAAAAAGAAAGTATACACCATTGGGCTGTTTCCTTTGAAGAAAAAGTATAAGGGAGAGAATCCCAAATTGCTAGAAATGtaataaaaaggtaaagaaaaaattgtCTCTTTCTATCCTCCATTCTGTCATCCCATAAGCTAGACTTTTGCTTTGGACTCTTAAGGAGTAAGGTGAGATAGTATTTAACATTTATGTTTActgtgtttttattttgcaaaaaagtGTGTAGAAAAAGGAAACCAGCTTCCTAAAGGAAGCAATAAACCAGCATTCTTAGAAGAAATtgatccaaattctctctctgccACTAAATGgtaatatttaagattttttaatctttccaatatagacccagaaatgaAAGAACTTTGGCTCTTAAAGTTATTCTCTCTACCTGCTTTTAAGAGACTTTTTAGAAAAGTATACAGGGAATCTACAAGGAAGAGTGAGATTCTGGTTCTGTTACAGTCACTATATCAAATGTCTAAATGTTTTCTACCCCAAAACCTGTAAAATATT from Macrotis lagotis isolate mMagLag1 chromosome 4, bilby.v1.9.chrom.fasta, whole genome shotgun sequence includes the following:
- the HOMEZ gene encoding homeobox and leucine zipper protein Homez isoform X1, with amino-acid sequence MNPVSPAISEGHKSEITMPPNKEANSFASPPTGLICLPPISEELQLVWTQAAQTSELDGNEHLLRTFSYFPYPSLADIALLCLRYGLQMEKVKTWFMAQRLRCGISWSSEEIEETRARVVYNQDQLHFKSLLSLTHHAGRPPEDIPPTPVPPPDSAGTHIGPLTLSEPPQLKRLKMEPEESSLPLSHHKTKESLVVPGSGAFPHQPGFWQELQSGLSKELVSRGPDHQPHGLGTTAWDHPTGFHLSHTRDRPSPIALLANSCKQEPASILPSPSSTSSSSFRVMANGATASSKPLQSVGCVPQPPSPNEQALPPHLEPAWPQGLRHSPGLGRATSTEHYFPDMQRQRKTKRKTKEQLAILKSFFLQCQWARREDYCKLEQITGLPRPEIIQWFGDTRYALKHGQLKWFRDNAVPGPPSYQEPATSIPQPLARPLQEWAEMPPPPLPPPPPDTSPLERYWTVHQQLREDDLPRLSLESGLSTQQVLDWFHYRSPEPAEVVVCLDEEDEEEEEEEELPGEDGGEEEEEEEEEEVIIQD
- the HOMEZ gene encoding homeobox and leucine zipper protein Homez isoform X2, producing the protein MPPNKEANSFASPPTGLICLPPISEELQLVWTQAAQTSELDGNEHLLRTFSYFPYPSLADIALLCLRYGLQMEKVKTWFMAQRLRCGISWSSEEIEETRARVVYNQDQLHFKSLLSLTHHAGRPPEDIPPTPVPPPDSAGTHIGPLTLSEPPQLKRLKMEPEESSLPLSHHKTKESLVVPGSGAFPHQPGFWQELQSGLSKELVSRGPDHQPHGLGTTAWDHPTGFHLSHTRDRPSPIALLANSCKQEPASILPSPSSTSSSSFRVMANGATASSKPLQSVGCVPQPPSPNEQALPPHLEPAWPQGLRHSPGLGRATSTEHYFPDMQRQRKTKRKTKEQLAILKSFFLQCQWARREDYCKLEQITGLPRPEIIQWFGDTRYALKHGQLKWFRDNAVPGPPSYQEPATSIPQPLARPLQEWAEMPPPPLPPPPPDTSPLERYWTVHQQLREDDLPRLSLESGLSTQQVLDWFHYRSPEPAEVVVCLDEEDEEEEEEEELPGEDGGEEEEEEEEEEVIIQD